In a single window of the Hippoglossus hippoglossus isolate fHipHip1 chromosome 7, fHipHip1.pri, whole genome shotgun sequence genome:
- the LOC117765220 gene encoding urotensin-2-like yields the protein MKCNHLLSWAFLLAASGPTLGHPITESAEMPYPGPASLEDRGVASLDDLSLSEQNYPPQDGAGLRYATIISGEINRDGVRTTGLFPRGMRREVLLEKQSLLNPFSHVFGIRKQFRKRAGNTECFWKYCV from the exons ATGAAGTGTAACCATCTCCTGTCCTGGGCCTTCCTGCTCGCCGCCTCCGGCCCGACGCTGGGCCACCCCATCACAGAATCGGCTGAGATGCCCTATCCAGGACCTG CTTCATTAGAGGACCGAGGAGTCGCCTCCCTggatgatctctctctctccgagcaGAACTACCCCCCTCAGGACGGAGCTGGTCTCAGATACGCCACCATCATATCTGGGGAGATCAACAGAGACg GTGTGAGAACAACAGGCCTGTTTCCCAGAGGGATGAGAAGAGAG gtTCTACTGGAGAAGCAAAGTCTCCTGAATCCCTTCAGCCACGTGTTCGGGATCCGGAAGCAGTTCAGGAAGAGAGCGGGGAACACTGAGTGTTTCTGGAAATACTGTGTGTAA